Proteins encoded by one window of Salvia splendens isolate huo1 chromosome 5, SspV2, whole genome shotgun sequence:
- the LOC121805093 gene encoding N-acetyl-D-glucosamine kinase-like isoform X2 — translation MKRYRNRQIWEFEHELNMMAAASYSVGGRILNGGVYGRKVILGIDGGTASTVCICMSLTPFDQQLPDPLPVLARAVAGCSNHNSVGESAARETLEKVMADALAESRSTRASVQAVCLSASGVDHPKDQHRILTWLREIFPMHVRLFVENDAVAALSSGTMGKLHGCVLIAGTGTIAYGFTEDGREARAAGAGPVLGDWGSAYGISAQALTAVIRAYDSRGPQTTLTQSILEKLNLSSPDELIGWTYSDPSWARIAALLPIVVSCADAGDLAATNILFDAVHELASSVKAVVARLELCGEDGKDSFPLVMVGGVLEANKRWDIGNEVINCISKDFPGVLPIRPKLEPAVGAALLAWSSLMRQCHQEASTS, via the exons AATTTGAGCATGAATTAAACATGATGGCTGCTGCTTCTTATAGTGTTGGAGGTAGGATTTTGAATGGTGGGGTTTATggcaggaaagtgatattgggGATAGATGGTGGGACGGCGTCGACTGTTTGCATATGTATGTCGTTGACTCCGTTTGATCAGCAGCTGCCTGATCCTCTGCCGGTTCTTGCTCGTGCCGTCGCTGGTTGTTCCAATCACAACAGTGTTGGAG AATCTGCAGCTAGAGAGACTTTAGAGAAAGTTATGGCTGATGCTCTTGCAGAGTCAAGATCTACTCGTGCTTCTGTTCAAGCCGTCTGTCTTTCAGCTTCTGGTGTCGACCACCCAAAGGACCAGCATCGCATACTTACTTGGCTAAG AGAAATATTCCCCATGCATGTTAGGTTGTTTGTTGAGAATGATGCCGTGGCTGCTTTGTCAAGTGGGACGATGGGGAAGCTTCATGGATGCGTCCTCATAGCGGGTACAGGCACCATTGCTTACGGGTTCACTGAAGATGGAAGAGAAGCTCGGGCTGCCGGTGCTGGACCTGTTTTAGGCGACTGGGGAAG TGCATATGGTATATCTGCACAGGCGTTGACAGCTGTAATTAGAGCTTACGACAGCCGTGGTCCGCAGACAACACTTACACAAAGCATTCTAGAAAAACTGAATCTCTCTTCTCCAGATGAACTCATAGG GTGGACGTATTCAGATCCATCGTGGGCTCGAATCGCAGCCCTGCTTCCCATCGTGGTTTCTTGTGCAGATGCAGGCGATCTTGCAGCTACAAACATCTTATTTGATGCTGTTCATGAACTGGCTTCGAGTGTGAAAGCTGTTGTAGCAAGATTAGAGCTCTGTGGTGAAG ATGGCAAGGATTCTTTCCCCCTCGTGATGGTTGGTGGCGTACTTGAGGCCAACAAGAGGTGGGACATTGGCAACGAGGTCATAAACTGCATATCCAAGGACTTCCCCGGTGTTCTCCCTATTCGCCCCAAG CTTGAGCCTGCAGTTGGAGCTGCATTGCTTGCTTGGAGCTCCCTGATGAGACAATGTCATCAGGAAGCATCAACAAGTTGA
- the LOC121805093 gene encoding N-acetyl-D-glucosamine kinase-like isoform X1 — MKRYRNRQIWEFEHELNMMAAASYSVGGRILNGGVYGRKVILGIDGGTASTVCICMSLTPFDQQLPDPLPVLARAVAGCSNHNSVGESAARETLEKVMADALAESRSTRASVQAVCLSASGVDHPKDQHRILTWLREIFPMHVRLFVENDAVAALSSGTMGKLHGCVLIAGTGTIAYGFTEDGREARAAGAGPVLGDWGSAYGISAQALTAVIRAYDSRGPQTTLTQSILEKLNLSSPDELIGWTYSDPSWARIAALLPIVVSCADAGDLAATNILFDAVHELASSVKAVVARLELCGEDGKDSFPLVMVGGVLEANKRWDIGNEVINCISKDFPGVLPIRPKVGMILLLLFIYLYMLVNLSRKTRSHCCCIFFFAC, encoded by the exons AATTTGAGCATGAATTAAACATGATGGCTGCTGCTTCTTATAGTGTTGGAGGTAGGATTTTGAATGGTGGGGTTTATggcaggaaagtgatattgggGATAGATGGTGGGACGGCGTCGACTGTTTGCATATGTATGTCGTTGACTCCGTTTGATCAGCAGCTGCCTGATCCTCTGCCGGTTCTTGCTCGTGCCGTCGCTGGTTGTTCCAATCACAACAGTGTTGGAG AATCTGCAGCTAGAGAGACTTTAGAGAAAGTTATGGCTGATGCTCTTGCAGAGTCAAGATCTACTCGTGCTTCTGTTCAAGCCGTCTGTCTTTCAGCTTCTGGTGTCGACCACCCAAAGGACCAGCATCGCATACTTACTTGGCTAAG AGAAATATTCCCCATGCATGTTAGGTTGTTTGTTGAGAATGATGCCGTGGCTGCTTTGTCAAGTGGGACGATGGGGAAGCTTCATGGATGCGTCCTCATAGCGGGTACAGGCACCATTGCTTACGGGTTCACTGAAGATGGAAGAGAAGCTCGGGCTGCCGGTGCTGGACCTGTTTTAGGCGACTGGGGAAG TGCATATGGTATATCTGCACAGGCGTTGACAGCTGTAATTAGAGCTTACGACAGCCGTGGTCCGCAGACAACACTTACACAAAGCATTCTAGAAAAACTGAATCTCTCTTCTCCAGATGAACTCATAGG GTGGACGTATTCAGATCCATCGTGGGCTCGAATCGCAGCCCTGCTTCCCATCGTGGTTTCTTGTGCAGATGCAGGCGATCTTGCAGCTACAAACATCTTATTTGATGCTGTTCATGAACTGGCTTCGAGTGTGAAAGCTGTTGTAGCAAGATTAGAGCTCTGTGGTGAAG ATGGCAAGGATTCTTTCCCCCTCGTGATGGTTGGTGGCGTACTTGAGGCCAACAAGAGGTGGGACATTGGCAACGAGGTCATAAACTGCATATCCAAGGACTTCCCCGGTGTTCTCCCTATTCGCCCCAAGGTAGGCATGATCTTGTTGTTGCTCTTCATTTATCTATACATGCTCGTTAACCTCTCTAGAAAAACGCGATCTCATTGTTGCTGCATATTCTTTTTTGCATGCTAA
- the LOC121805093 gene encoding N-acetyl-D-glucosamine kinase-like isoform X3, with translation MKRKVILGIDGGTASTVCICMSLTPFDQQLPDPLPVLARAVAGCSNHNSVGESAARETLEKVMADALAESRSTRASVQAVCLSASGVDHPKDQHRILTWLREIFPMHVRLFVENDAVAALSSGTMGKLHGCVLIAGTGTIAYGFTEDGREARAAGAGPVLGDWGSAYGISAQALTAVIRAYDSRGPQTTLTQSILEKLNLSSPDELIGWTYSDPSWARIAALLPIVVSCADAGDLAATNILFDAVHELASSVKAVVARLELCGEDGKDSFPLVMVGGVLEANKRWDIGNEVINCISKDFPGVLPIRPKVGMILLLLFIYLYMLVNLSRKTRSHCCCIFFFAC, from the exons gaaagtgatattgggGATAGATGGTGGGACGGCGTCGACTGTTTGCATATGTATGTCGTTGACTCCGTTTGATCAGCAGCTGCCTGATCCTCTGCCGGTTCTTGCTCGTGCCGTCGCTGGTTGTTCCAATCACAACAGTGTTGGAG AATCTGCAGCTAGAGAGACTTTAGAGAAAGTTATGGCTGATGCTCTTGCAGAGTCAAGATCTACTCGTGCTTCTGTTCAAGCCGTCTGTCTTTCAGCTTCTGGTGTCGACCACCCAAAGGACCAGCATCGCATACTTACTTGGCTAAG AGAAATATTCCCCATGCATGTTAGGTTGTTTGTTGAGAATGATGCCGTGGCTGCTTTGTCAAGTGGGACGATGGGGAAGCTTCATGGATGCGTCCTCATAGCGGGTACAGGCACCATTGCTTACGGGTTCACTGAAGATGGAAGAGAAGCTCGGGCTGCCGGTGCTGGACCTGTTTTAGGCGACTGGGGAAG TGCATATGGTATATCTGCACAGGCGTTGACAGCTGTAATTAGAGCTTACGACAGCCGTGGTCCGCAGACAACACTTACACAAAGCATTCTAGAAAAACTGAATCTCTCTTCTCCAGATGAACTCATAGG GTGGACGTATTCAGATCCATCGTGGGCTCGAATCGCAGCCCTGCTTCCCATCGTGGTTTCTTGTGCAGATGCAGGCGATCTTGCAGCTACAAACATCTTATTTGATGCTGTTCATGAACTGGCTTCGAGTGTGAAAGCTGTTGTAGCAAGATTAGAGCTCTGTGGTGAAG ATGGCAAGGATTCTTTCCCCCTCGTGATGGTTGGTGGCGTACTTGAGGCCAACAAGAGGTGGGACATTGGCAACGAGGTCATAAACTGCATATCCAAGGACTTCCCCGGTGTTCTCCCTATTCGCCCCAAGGTAGGCATGATCTTGTTGTTGCTCTTCATTTATCTATACATGCTCGTTAACCTCTCTAGAAAAACGCGATCTCATTGTTGCTGCATATTCTTTTTTGCATGCTAA